From a single Deltaproteobacteria bacterium genomic region:
- a CDS encoding sigma-54-dependent Fis family transcriptional regulator: protein MTSSPSTKKTTSLLIVDDEESIVKVFQRVAKNEKLSCAACKNGIEAMDYLSKHEVECVLLDINLPKYSGFEILEYVKSTQLNTEVILITGSGSVENAVKALKAGAYDYLTKPFDSLDKVTLTLRNAITKYRLVMKVKSLEENTEDVDSFEGIMGRSKPMQEIYRIIKNISIANSSVLIQGESGTGKELVAKAIHQTSKRKNNPFVVINCAAIPEGLLESELFGHAKGSFTGAYYDKKGLFEEGNHGTVFLDEIGEIPQSIQVKLLRVLQNGEIKPVGGNDNKHVDVRIIAATNKELLEMTKAGTFREDLYYRLNVIGINMPSLKERAEDIPLLCQHFLKKYNEKTGKNITGFSIDSMQALQSYHWVGNVRELENTVERSVVLATEDQIKAKDLPVKILSSTFYMLDDKEEDLTKFSYQDAKTRALHIFNKTYIKNILHQARGNISVASDRAGMDRSNFKKIVKKYDIDVNEFRKSS, encoded by the coding sequence ATGACATCAAGCCCTAGTACTAAAAAAACCACATCCTTGTTAATTGTCGACGATGAAGAATCGATTGTTAAAGTTTTTCAACGGGTGGCTAAAAACGAAAAGTTAAGCTGTGCGGCTTGTAAAAATGGCATTGAGGCCATGGATTATTTGTCGAAACACGAAGTGGAATGTGTGTTGCTCGATATTAATTTGCCCAAATATTCTGGGTTTGAAATTTTAGAATACGTCAAATCAACCCAACTCAATACCGAAGTTATTTTGATTACTGGTTCAGGCAGCGTGGAGAATGCCGTAAAGGCCTTGAAAGCAGGGGCCTATGATTATTTAACCAAACCTTTTGATTCGCTCGATAAAGTCACCTTGACCTTACGCAATGCAATTACCAAATACCGTTTAGTGATGAAGGTTAAATCACTAGAAGAAAATACCGAAGACGTGGATAGTTTTGAAGGGATCATGGGTCGCTCTAAACCTATGCAAGAGATTTATCGAATTATTAAGAATATCTCGATTGCCAACTCCAGCGTGTTGATTCAAGGCGAATCGGGTACCGGCAAAGAATTGGTGGCCAAGGCCATTCATCAAACCAGCAAGCGTAAAAATAATCCCTTTGTGGTAATCAATTGTGCAGCGATCCCCGAGGGTTTGTTAGAGTCAGAACTTTTTGGCCATGCCAAGGGTTCTTTCACCGGGGCCTATTATGACAAAAAAGGGCTTTTTGAAGAAGGTAACCACGGCACCGTATTTTTAGATGAAATTGGAGAAATCCCGCAAAGCATTCAGGTAAAATTGTTGCGGGTGTTGCAGAATGGCGAAATTAAACCCGTAGGCGGCAACGACAATAAACACGTGGATGTGCGGATTATTGCGGCGACCAATAAAGAGTTGTTGGAAATGACCAAGGCGGGGACTTTTCGGGAAGACTTGTATTACCGCTTGAATGTTATTGGCATTAATATGCCCAGCCTCAAAGAGCGGGCCGAAGATATTCCCCTGCTATGCCAGCATTTTTTGAAAAAATATAATGAAAAGACGGGCAAAAATATTACCGGGTTTTCGATTGATAGTATGCAGGCTTTGCAAAGTTACCACTGGGTGGGGAATGTACGGGAGTTAGAAAATACGGTGGAACGCAGTGTGGTGCTAGCTACCGAAGACCAAATTAAAGCCAAAGATCTGCCAGTGAAAATTTTGTCTTCTACTTTTTATATGTTGGATGACAAAGAAGAAGATCTCACCAAGTTTTCTTATCAAGATGCCAAAACGCGGGCCCTGCATATTTTCAATAAAACCTATATTAAAAATATTTTGCACCAAGCCCGGGGGAATATTTCAGTGGCGAGCGATCGGGCGGGGATGGACAGAAGTAATTTTAAAAAGATTGTGAAAAAATACGATATTGATGTGAACGAATTTAGGAAATCGAGCTAA
- a CDS encoding ATP-binding protein: MRWIGAQRGYQHLSPLISQDLRIALQESLANAFQHGCCHQQRPAQVKIGLTAKKIILEVFDAGPPYLLRPKTTMALIEHGRGLGLILQAMDRCELKRRGQVNTLIMVKSLVPKKNIDLFVELIERLNQRLRERRAVADLYQFFLEFIGYAFNVNRASLMILEAKSQQLQMVASLGYKPNLMQKIVVKPGQGIAGRVFSKGKAELMRHAPNPRYQSEASLSVPIVASPLKIGEETLGVVNITDRRGGMPLKSEDIKWLYAMASQLAAVIKIRELLK; encoded by the coding sequence TTGCGATGGATCGGTGCGCAGCGCGGGTATCAACATTTATCCCCCTTGATTAGCCAAGATCTGAGAATAGCCTTACAAGAAAGCCTCGCCAATGCCTTTCAGCACGGCTGTTGTCATCAGCAACGCCCCGCCCAAGTTAAAATTGGGTTAACTGCTAAAAAAATTATTTTAGAGGTTTTTGATGCTGGGCCGCCTTATTTGCTGCGGCCCAAAACAACTATGGCTTTGATCGAACATGGGCGGGGGTTGGGTTTGATTTTGCAAGCGATGGATCGTTGTGAGTTAAAACGAAGGGGTCAGGTCAATACTTTAATCATGGTCAAAAGTTTGGTGCCGAAAAAGAACATTGATTTATTTGTGGAACTGATTGAACGGCTTAATCAGAGGTTGCGAGAGCGCCGTGCCGTAGCGGATTTATATCAATTTTTTCTCGAGTTTATTGGTTATGCTTTCAATGTTAATCGGGCAAGTCTTATGATTCTTGAGGCCAAGAGCCAGCAACTTCAAATGGTAGCCAGCCTAGGTTACAAGCCGAACCTGATGCAAAAAATTGTGGTTAAGCCAGGGCAAGGGATTGCAGGGCGAGTATTTTCAAAAGGGAAAGCAGAATTGATGCGACATGCTCCCAATCCTCGTTACCAATCTGAGGCGTCACTTTCAGTGCCCATCGTAGCTTCACCCTTGAAGATTGGGGAAGAGACTTTAGGGGTAGTCAATATAACCGACCGTCGCGGAGGCATGCCACTTAAATCAGAAGATATTAAGTGGTTATATGCCATGGCAAGTCAGTTGGCGGCGGTAATTAAGATAAGGGAATTATTAAAATGA
- a CDS encoding STAS domain-containing protein: MEITQSQMGDYCVIRLCGNIDAAHTPKLKKFFKQTQNAPSQKVILDMAEVEFVDSTGLGAFISFFRNLKENNGVFKLASLSDQVRTIFEITRLYRVFEIYDSLEAALNS, from the coding sequence ATGGAAATAACGCAAAGTCAGATGGGTGATTATTGTGTGATTAGGCTGTGCGGCAATATTGATGCGGCTCACACGCCTAAGCTTAAAAAATTTTTCAAACAAACTCAAAATGCGCCATCCCAAAAGGTCATTTTAGATATGGCCGAGGTTGAATTTGTCGATTCTACAGGGTTGGGGGCCTTTATTTCTTTTTTTAGAAATTTAAAAGAAAACAACGGTGTTTTTAAACTGGCTTCGCTTTCTGACCAAGTGCGCACTATTTTTGAAATTACCCGGCTTTATCGAGTGTTTGAAATTTATGATAGCCTTGAAGCGGCTTTAAATTCATGA
- a CDS encoding mannose-1-phosphate guanylyltransferase yields MGHYCMPAKISHLYAVIMAGGSGTRLWPLSRKNHPKQFMRMGQEGSLFEGTLQRLAGLVEPKQVWVVCGEVHAKVIREEIPQVTPEQILVEPEGKNTAPALALAAKVLADRDPEAMMLVMPADHYIPMHENKKFTASILRAVELIGQRDGLVTFGLKPAFPATGYGYIERDRPLGVVGTYQVKKFHEKPNASLAALYIRQGRYLWNSGIFLFRATTFLEELSLHSPSLGELFSQLDTKQEFYGQLSALYAKAENISVDYAVFEKSKRVGVVEVDFAWSDVGALDSLGDFLVKDEAGNATSGEVVVLESRNNILWSQTRLIAALGVESLVVVETPDAILIVPKDRVQDVKKMVEHLTAQKKPQV; encoded by the coding sequence ATGGGTCATTATTGTATGCCGGCTAAAATTTCTCATCTTTATGCGGTGATCATGGCAGGGGGGAGCGGGACCCGGCTCTGGCCTTTGTCGCGTAAAAATCATCCCAAACAATTTATGCGGATGGGGCAAGAGGGGTCTTTGTTTGAAGGGACCTTACAAAGATTGGCTGGATTAGTAGAGCCTAAGCAGGTTTGGGTGGTGTGTGGCGAGGTGCATGCCAAGGTGATTCGTGAAGAAATACCTCAAGTAACACCTGAACAAATCTTGGTTGAACCTGAAGGTAAAAATACGGCACCGGCCCTGGCCTTGGCAGCCAAAGTCTTGGCCGATCGCGACCCTGAAGCCATGATGCTGGTGATGCCGGCGGATCATTACATTCCCATGCATGAAAATAAAAAATTTACTGCCTCTATTTTAAGGGCGGTGGAATTGATAGGCCAACGGGATGGGTTGGTGACCTTTGGGTTAAAGCCGGCCTTTCCGGCGACCGGTTATGGTTATATTGAACGGGATCGGCCCTTGGGCGTGGTGGGGACTTATCAAGTAAAAAAGTTTCATGAGAAACCCAATGCTAGTTTGGCGGCCCTCTATATTAGGCAGGGGCGTTATTTGTGGAACAGTGGGATTTTTCTTTTTAGAGCCACAACTTTTTTAGAAGAGCTAAGCTTGCATAGCCCTAGTTTGGGTGAACTATTTAGTCAATTGGATACAAAACAGGAGTTTTATGGCCAATTATCGGCGCTTTATGCCAAGGCTGAAAATATTTCGGTAGATTATGCGGTGTTTGAAAAATCTAAACGAGTAGGGGTGGTAGAAGTTGATTTTGCCTGGAGCGATGTAGGGGCCCTCGATAGTTTGGGAGATTTTTTAGTTAAGGATGAAGCGGGCAATGCGACGAGTGGTGAAGTGGTGGTGTTGGAGAGTCGTAACAATATCCTTTGGTCGCAAACTCGCCTAATTGCCGCGCTGGGGGTGGAGAGCCTGGTGGTGGTGGAAACGCCCGATGCTATTTTGATAGTACCCAAAGATCGGGTTCAAGACGTTAAAAAAATGGTGGAACATTTAACGGCACAAAAGAAGCCGCAAGTTTAA
- a CDS encoding sigma-54-dependent Fis family transcriptional regulator, which translates to MNFPEIIGQSQPMQEVFALMRKVIESDSTVLILGESGTGKEMVARAIHERGSRWAFPLVTVNCGAIPEGLLESELFGHARGSFTGAIENHRGKFEVANHGTLFLDEIGDMSPKLQVKLLRVLQERKIESVGANKLVEVDVRVIAATHKDLEKVVQTGHFREDLYYRLNVIPIPVPPLRDRKADIPLLLEYFLKKYAQENQLAEPVLGPEVMALLYSYTWPGNVRELENFAERVVVLYPGAVLKAQDILQKFLKGPTSVMTSVQISDEGISFKEVVSDFENELIAKALERTGGNKNKAAHLLHLNRTTLVEKIKRLNRGNHDIKP; encoded by the coding sequence GTGAATTTCCCAGAAATTATTGGGCAATCGCAACCCATGCAAGAAGTCTTTGCGCTCATGCGGAAGGTGATTGAATCCGATAGTACGGTTTTGATTTTGGGTGAGTCGGGCACGGGTAAAGAGATGGTTGCTCGGGCAATCCATGAGCGGGGGAGTCGCTGGGCCTTTCCACTGGTGACGGTGAATTGCGGGGCCATCCCAGAAGGGTTATTAGAATCAGAGTTGTTTGGGCACGCTCGAGGTTCTTTTACCGGAGCCATTGAAAACCATCGTGGAAAATTTGAAGTAGCCAATCACGGCACCTTGTTTTTGGATGAGATTGGCGACATGAGCCCTAAACTACAAGTCAAGTTGCTGCGGGTTTTACAAGAAAGAAAAATTGAAAGTGTGGGGGCTAATAAATTAGTCGAAGTTGATGTGCGGGTGATTGCAGCCACCCATAAAGATTTAGAAAAGGTGGTGCAAACAGGGCATTTTCGTGAAGATTTGTATTATCGCTTGAATGTTATCCCCATACCCGTGCCGCCCTTGCGTGATCGCAAAGCCGACATACCCTTACTCTTAGAATATTTTTTAAAAAAATATGCCCAAGAAAATCAGTTGGCCGAACCCGTGCTCGGCCCTGAAGTCATGGCCTTACTTTATTCCTACACTTGGCCGGGCAATGTGCGGGAGTTGGAAAACTTTGCTGAACGGGTGGTGGTGCTTTATCCCGGGGCTGTGCTGAAGGCTCAAGATATTTTGCAAAAATTTTTAAAAGGGCCCACCAGCGTTATGACATCCGTGCAAATTTCAGATGAAGGGATATCGTTCAAAGAGGTGGTGAGTGATTTTGAAAATGAACTCATTGCCAAAGCTTTGGAAAGAACGGGGGGCAACAAAAACAAGGCCGCTCACTTGTTACATTTAAATCGCACCACGTTAGTGGAAAAAATTAAAAGGCTCAATCGAGGTAACCATGACATCAAGCCCTAG
- a CDS encoding sigma-54-dependent Fis family transcriptional regulator, with protein MQLQMPQILCWDGKNAFSEALLQQLKIKGLVVTCVPVDELLAKVVKGSYDGMVLNFAEEPTQVELALIQELKEMDDQIPIFVLTPTAPVATAVEFMKQGITDFLILPTGVETLGDRLLHQAHRYRLTRRVYQMEPKLQPVGNFMGIVGQSESMLQLFETVETVAKTKATVLVLGESGVGKELVAAAIHHLSTRNTHRFIDINCGAIPHELLENELFGHERGAYTGAERRYIGSFERAQGGTLFLDEICEMDLALQAKILRVLQEKHFFRVGGNEEVEVDVRVIAATNRNIEQEVKAGRFREDLYYRLNVIPMNVPPLRERRADIPLLAKHFLIRYAREQEKIMHEIHHEAIEALVSYDWPGNVRELENTIQRVVALYNDSTVKLKHLPLEIRKKRKVVEIKSSETKISPLEEVEKAAIAEALRHLEGNMVMAAKLLNIGQATLYRKVRKYGIER; from the coding sequence ATGCAACTGCAAATGCCACAAATTTTGTGTTGGGATGGAAAGAATGCTTTTTCAGAAGCGCTTCTGCAACAGTTGAAAATAAAGGGCTTGGTGGTTACCTGTGTGCCGGTTGATGAACTCTTGGCCAAGGTGGTGAAGGGTTCATATGATGGGATGGTGTTAAATTTTGCCGAAGAACCAACCCAAGTGGAATTAGCTTTGATTCAAGAATTAAAAGAAATGGATGATCAAATCCCTATCTTTGTGTTGACACCCACAGCCCCGGTGGCAACGGCAGTTGAATTTATGAAGCAAGGCATTACCGATTTTTTGATCTTGCCTACCGGTGTAGAAACTTTGGGCGATCGTTTGCTTCACCAAGCCCATCGCTATCGCTTGACTAGGCGAGTTTATCAGATGGAGCCTAAGTTACAGCCCGTGGGCAATTTCATGGGTATTGTGGGACAAAGTGAATCGATGTTGCAATTATTTGAGACTGTCGAAACCGTTGCTAAAACCAAGGCTACGGTTTTGGTTTTAGGTGAATCGGGGGTGGGCAAAGAATTGGTGGCCGCAGCCATTCACCATCTCTCGACCCGCAACACTCATCGCTTTATCGATATTAATTGTGGGGCCATTCCGCATGAGTTGTTAGAAAACGAATTGTTTGGTCATGAGCGGGGGGCTTACACGGGGGCCGAGCGGCGTTACATTGGTAGCTTTGAACGGGCGCAAGGCGGCACACTTTTTCTAGATGAAATTTGTGAAATGGATCTGGCCTTGCAAGCCAAGATATTACGCGTGTTGCAAGAAAAGCATTTTTTTCGTGTGGGGGGCAATGAAGAAGTCGAAGTGGATGTGCGGGTGATTGCGGCCACCAATCGCAATATTGAACAAGAGGTGAAGGCCGGGCGCTTTAGAGAAGATTTGTATTACCGTTTGAATGTGATTCCCATGAATGTGCCGCCGTTGCGCGAACGGCGGGCGGATATTCCCTTATTAGCCAAACATTTTTTGATTCGTTATGCGCGGGAGCAAGAAAAGATTATGCATGAAATTCATCATGAGGCGATTGAAGCATTGGTGAGTTATGATTGGCCTGGTAATGTGCGAGAGTTGGAGAACACCATTCAACGGGTGGTGGCATTATATAATGACAGCACGGTGAAGTTAAAGCATCTACCGCTGGAGATTCGTAAAAAACGTAAAGTTGTAGAGATCAAAAGTTCAGAGACAAAAATTAGCCCGCTCGAAGAAGTTGAGAAGGCGGCCATTGCGGAGGCGTTGCGGCATTTAGAGGGCAACATGGTCATGGCGGCCAAACTGCTCAATATTGGGCAGGCCACCCTTTATCGCAAAGTGCGCAAATACGGAATCGAGCGCTAA
- a CDS encoding type II toxin-antitoxin system VapC family toxin yields the protein MIYLDSNIPMYLIGADHPNKTLTIITLERLTQENQKLVTSTEVFQEILHRYTAIQKKDAIQKAYDVLLELTDHIFDITRLDIETAKDYLLSHANISARDAIHIAVMKRNKINTILSFDQGFDQISKITRIP from the coding sequence ATGATCTATCTTGATTCTAATATCCCCATGTATTTGATTGGAGCTGACCACCCTAATAAGACCTTGACAATTATTACCCTAGAACGTCTCACCCAAGAAAATCAAAAACTCGTTACCAGTACCGAAGTATTTCAAGAGATACTCCATCGCTACACGGCCATTCAAAAAAAAGACGCCATTCAAAAAGCCTATGATGTTCTGTTAGAATTAACCGATCATATTTTTGATATTACGCGATTAGACATTGAAACAGCAAAAGATTATCTATTGTCTCACGCCAATATCTCTGCCCGAGATGCCATTCATATAGCTGTTATGAAAAGAAATAAAATCAACACTATTTTAAGTTTTGATCAAGGGTTTGACCAAATTTCTAAAATCACAAGAATCCCTTAG
- a CDS encoding PAS domain-containing protein: MAQDKLDHRVAELERLVEILSRGKYLWEKTFDAIVDPVLVVSEHYKIDRANLALAASSGQAVQTIIGKKCYEVFAHRTGPCPRCPMQRQQGKSNLDAFSDGREFLAFSYPLPPHPTSPEKHYVVHYQDVTRLKELEEQLIQSEKLGAIGLLAGGVAHEINNPLGGILAFAQLAKKELAAESQIYQDLTEIEHNALACKRIIEDLLAFARPASKLEKKAVSLSKVMEKVLSLVRTQWKDSKIEIKNEMPTQLPSVLGNENRLEQVFLNLLTNACQAVNGQGWVRIFAESLKHEVMIGFEDNGAGISSEHLPKIFDPYFSTKARGQGTGLGLSITYQIIQAHSGKIEVQSKLAAGTLFKIYLPKSIRAVGGGR; the protein is encoded by the coding sequence ATGGCACAAGACAAGCTTGATCATAGGGTGGCAGAGCTTGAACGCTTGGTGGAAATTCTTTCTCGCGGCAAATATCTTTGGGAAAAAACCTTTGATGCCATTGTTGACCCGGTTTTGGTGGTGAGCGAACATTATAAGATCGACCGAGCTAATCTAGCCCTAGCCGCTAGTAGCGGGCAAGCGGTGCAGACCATCATTGGGAAAAAATGTTACGAGGTCTTTGCGCATCGCACGGGCCCATGCCCCCGGTGCCCCATGCAACGTCAGCAAGGTAAATCAAACCTCGATGCCTTTTCCGATGGCCGTGAATTTTTGGCGTTTAGCTATCCCTTGCCTCCGCACCCCACGAGCCCTGAAAAACATTATGTGGTGCATTACCAAGATGTAACCCGGCTTAAAGAATTAGAAGAACAACTGATTCAGTCAGAAAAATTGGGGGCCATTGGCTTGTTGGCCGGCGGGGTGGCCCATGAAATCAATAATCCTTTGGGGGGTATTTTGGCCTTTGCCCAATTGGCTAAAAAAGAACTTGCTGCGGAAAGCCAGATTTATCAAGACCTAACCGAGATTGAACACAATGCCTTGGCTTGTAAACGTATCATCGAAGATTTACTTGCCTTTGCAAGGCCGGCTTCGAAGCTAGAAAAAAAGGCGGTTTCGCTTTCTAAAGTTATGGAAAAAGTTTTGAGCTTAGTGCGTACGCAGTGGAAAGATTCAAAGATTGAAATTAAAAATGAAATGCCCACCCAGTTACCCAGTGTGTTGGGCAATGAAAATCGCTTAGAACAAGTATTTTTGAATTTGCTCACCAACGCCTGCCAAGCGGTGAATGGCCAGGGTTGGGTGAGAATCTTTGCCGAATCCCTAAAACACGAGGTGATGATTGGGTTTGAAGATAATGGTGCAGGGATTTCATCCGAACATTTGCCTAAAATTTTTGACCCTTATTTTTCTACTAAGGCACGGGGCCAAGGCACTGGCCTAGGGTTATCGATTACTTATCAAATTATTCAGGCGCATAGTGGCAAAATCGAAGTGCAAAGCAAACTTGCTGCGGGGACTTTATTTAAAATTTATTTGCCAAAGTCTATTCGTGCAGTAGGAGGTGGCCGGTGA